TTCTCCAACCATCTGGGCAAGGTCGTCAGGGCGGCAGGCGATGAGCGCCGGCTGTTGGGGAGGGCTCTCGAGGAAGATGGAGGCGCCTGCGAGCCGTGCGGCGGGTTCTGCCCGTTCGGTTTCTTCCTGCAGGATGGGGAAGGGGTCAATGGGGGTGCGGTCCACGTCGGAGAGCCTGTCGGGCGGGATGCGGGCGGAGTCCTCGAAGGCCCGGTGCTCGGCTGCGGCAAGCTTCAGCACGCCGTCCAGGATCTCTTCCACACGTTCGAGCTCGGCGACCACCGCGGCGGCAGCAGCCCGCTCCTTGGCTGTTTTCAGTTCCAGTTGCAGCAGGTCGATCCGCAGCCGCAGCGCTCCCACCGGGTTGCGGAGCTCATGGGAGGTATCAGCAATGAGCTGGCGTTGGGACTCGATACTGTCGCTGACACTTTGCGCCATCGCGGTGAAGGAGCGGCTCAGCTCCCTCAGCTCGGGCGGGCCTTCCTCCGGCAGCCGGCCGCTCCGGCCGGTGGTTTCGAGCTCGGCGACGGCGGCATTAAGCCGGTGGACCGGGCGCAGCACCCAGCGGGTCACCCGGGCCGCGGCGATGAGGAGTATGGCCGCGAGGGCGGCTGCGGCAAGTCCGACGGCGAGCCAGCGTTCGCGCAGTTTCTGGCGGGCCGCGTCCTGGTTAACTTCCAGGACGGCTGCCCCGAGCACCTGGCTGGCACTTCCGAAGGAACGGGAGATCACTGCCGAACCGGTGCCGAAGGGTTGAAGCGGCGCCAGGGCAGTGTCGTTGAGGTTCAGGCTGGCCCTGGCCAGGGCATCCCGCACGTCCGCCCTGTCTTCGCTGAGGCCGCCGGAGCGCAGGGTCCCTTGCTGCAGCCGGATCAGGACCCCTTCCCCGTAGAGCTCGGAATATCTGTCCATCTCAGCCTGCAGCAAGGTGGCGTCACCGCCGTCCGCCCCGGCGTCGAAAGCAACCTGGGCGAGCCGGTTGAGGGAAGCCACCCTGTTGATCTGGAGTTCCTGGGTGAGTTCCCTGCCGGCGGAGGCCAGGATGGTATTGGAAGCGATGAGTACCAAGAGGACGGCCAGGACACTCAGGACCCCGAGGACACGGAGCCTCATGAAGGATCCGCCTCGATGCGGTAGCCGACGCCGCGAACGTTGATGATAAAACCTGGAAGCCCAAGCTTGGCCCGGAGACCGGTCAGGTGGACGTCGAGGGCCCGTGAGGAGGCGACAAACGCGTCACCCCACAGTGAGTCCAGGATCTGTTCCCGGGTCACTACCGAACCTGCATGGCTCGCCAGGAGTGCGAGCAGGGCGAATTCCGTGGCTGTCAGGGGAAGGTCCTCTTTGGCGAGGACAGCCACCCGGCGTTCGAGGTCCACTTCCAGTTCCCCCAGCCTGATGAGCCGCTGCCTGGTGTCCTGCGGCCTGGCTGTCCGGCGGGTCACGGCCTCAATGCGCGCAAGCAACTCCACCAGCTTTACGGGTTTGACCAGGTAGTCGTCGGCTCCTGAACGCAGTCCCAGCACCACGCTCCGTTCGTCGTCCCGCGCGGTGAGGATCAGGATGGGGACAGGGGTCACCCGGCGCAGCTTCCGCAGCACCTCGAGGCCGTCCATGTCCGGGAGGCCCAGATCCAGCAGGATGACTTCGAACCGGCGGTGTTCGAGGAGGGCGTCGGCGCCGCGGGAAACCCTGCTTGAGGTGTGCCCGGCGGAAACCACGGCCGCGTGGAGTGCGGATGCCATGGCGTCGTCGTCCTCGACGATGAGCACATCCATAGCCAGTTCCTGTTCCGTTTCGAGCGGCGCGATTTGGCGGTCCCCGGACCACTGTGCCTGCCCTTGGCAGATTACCCCTTTCACCGGTTCTCCGTGTGGCCGGGCGTTTGGCCCGGCACAACCGCGGCAGGAAAGAAAACCTAAGGAAGTGTTAGGAATTCGGTTTTCGCTTGGGTTGTGCCCTGGCTCACGAATAGCTTGGGTAGGGTCCTCAGGCTTTAGGAGGGGACGAACAACCTCGAGGAGGAACCATGAGCAACGCTGCCATGGACAGTACAAAAAGCAGGCCGGAGCGGACAGCGGGGGCCGCGCAGCCAAGGAAGGTTCAGCGATGAGCACCCAGCAAACCGCAGCAGTCAGCGAATCAGCACAGACCCGTCGGGCCGTGTCCAACATTCTGAAGGGCTCCGCCGGCAACCTGGTCGAGTGGTACGACCTCTACGTCTACACAGTCTTTGCCGCCTACTTCCAGTCGCACTTCTTCAACTCCAAGGATGACCTCCAGGCCGGCCTCGAAGCGATGGCAGTGTTCTCGACGTCGTTCCTGATGCGGCCCATTGGAGCCTGGTTCTTTGGCCGTTATGCGGACCGGAAGGGCCGCAAGGCCGCCCTGACCCTCAGCGTCACCCTGATGTCTGCCGGTTCCTTCGCCATCGCGCTCCTGCCCACCACCCAGCAGGTGGGAGTCTGGGCCTTGATCCTGCTCATCCTGATCCGCCTCATCCAGGGTTTCTCCGTGGGCGGCGAGTACGGTACCAGCGCCACGTACATGTCCGAGGCCGCAACGTCCAAGCGCCGCGGCTTCTTCTCCAGCTTCCAGTACGTCACCCTGATCGGCGGGCAGATGCTCGCGCTGCTGGTGCTGGTGATCCTGCAGAACACCCTTGCCAAGGACGCCCTTACTGAATGGGGCTGGCGCATTCCGTTCGCGATCGGAGGCGTGGCAGCGCTCGTTGTTCTGTGGCTGCGGCGTTCAATGGAAGAGACGGTTTCAGAAGAACAGGTACAGGCCGCGAAAACGCCAGTGGCAGCAGGGGTTGCCCAGCCCGGCACCATGAAGCTGCTGTTCACGCAGTACTGGAAGCCGCTGTTGATCTGCATCGGCGTCACCCTGGGCGGGACCGTGGCGTTCTACACCTACACCAACTTCATCCTGAAGTTCATGAACGATACTTCCGGCATCGCCAAGACCGACACCTCGGTGATCAACTTCTGGGCGCTGTTCATCTTTATGCTCCTGCAGCCCGTCTACGGCATGATCTCGGACAAGGTTGGCCGGAAGCCGCTGCTGCTGTGGTTCGGCATCACCGGTGTCCTGTTCACTTGGCCGCTGCTCGCCACCCTGTCCAACACCAAGGATCCGTTCACCGCCTTCCTGCTGATGATGGGCGGCCTGCTGATCGTGGGCGGCTACACCTCCATCAACGCCCTGGTGAAGGCTGAACTGTTCCCCGCCTCCATCCGTGCACTCGGCGTCGGCCTGGGCTACGCAATCGCCAACTCCCTGTTCGGCGGCACCGTCCCGCTCATCGGTGCAGCCTTCCAGAAGGCCGAACGGGTGGACCTGTTCTTCACCTATGTCACGGTGGCCATTGCCATCTCGCTGGTGGTCTACATCTTCGCGCTGAAGAACAAGAAGGCAACCCACCTGGACCACGAACAGGGCCACGCCTGGGTGCAAGGCCACAAGGACGGCGACAAGGACAAGGACAAGGACCTCGTAGAGGCTTAGCGTCGAGAGGAACAAAAGAGGAACGACGGCGGGTGCCCACCCGCCGTCGTTCCGCTTTTGTTGGGAACGGCTCCGGGAAGCCGAACCGTCAGGCGCGCGCCAGAGAAACCCAAATGAGTGCAAAGCGTGACCGTACCGGCATCGCCTGATGCCGCCGTCGCTGTTTCACTGGAGGGAGGCGGGTGTCCGCCATGTGATGCCGGGGGAGGCAACAACAGTGATTCGTTTCCAGCGGACCATGGCGTTCGGCGCGGTCCTGGCCATCGCGGGTTGCGCGGCCCCGGGGCCACCGGAGTTACTCACGGCCGACGGCGTCGAACGGGTTGCCGTGGACGGGGCCGCCTTCCGCGGGGAACTGGCCGCCTTCCGGCATTCCGCCTTCGCGTTGGGTGATGCCCTCCTGGCCGGCGGGGGAGAGGGCAATGTGGTTGCGTCGCCCGGAAGCCTGCTGATAGCGCTGGCCATGTTGCGGGCCGGTGCGTCAGGGGAAGCCGCAGCAGAGATGGACGCCGTGCTCGGGCTCCCTGGTGCCGGCCGGGATGAGGCCATGAACGCTTTGCTCGACTCTTTGGAAGAATACGACGGCGACCCGGGCTCCGTTGATGAAGAGAACCCTCCTGCCAAACCGCTGATGCATGCGGCCAACGGGTTGTTTGTGGACAGGGATGTTTCCACGGGGTACGACTTCCTGGACACCCTGGCGAAGCACTACGGCACCGGCGTGTACCCGGTGGACTTCCGCGACGAGGCAGCCACGAAGCCGGCGATGGACGCCTGGGTCAACAGGAACACCGGCGGCCGGATCGGGAAGGCGCCCGCCCGGTACGACACCAGGAACACCTTCAGCCTCCTCAACACTGTCTATTTTGCTGCCGCCTGGGATGTTCCGTTCAGTGCCGAGGCCACCTCGGATGAACCGTTCGAGACGGCGCAGGGGACTGTCACCGTGCCCATGATGCACGGCCTGCAGCACATGGCTTTCGCCGAAGGCCCCGGCTGGCAGGCGGTGGACCTGCCGTATGGCGAAGGGTTCGTGCTGCGGCTGGTGCTTCCCGCCAAGGATTCCGACGGCGGTGCTGCCGCCATCAAGGCGGACCTGCTGGCCGGGGTGTCAGCTGCACTGGAGGCTGCAGGTCCGGAAGTCGTCGAGCTGGCGCTGCCCACCTGGGACCACAAGAGCAGCTTCGATGTGCGGGCAGTGCTCGAGCAGCTGGGCCTGCGCAAAACCCTGGAAACAACGACCGATTTTGATGCCATCCAACCAGGCCTGATGCTCACCCAGGCCGCCCAGGAGGCCAACGTCACGGTGGCGGAAAAGGGGACGGTGGCCGCCGCCGTCACCCAGATCAACGGCATGGTGACCAGCGCCCCGGCCCAGCCCGAAAAGTCCATCACCTTCGACCGGCCGTTCCACTACCAGATCGTGCACGTGGAGAGTGGCCTGCCGCTCTTTATGGGGAAGGTCGCGGACCCGCGCTAACTGCGGTCAGCAGGAAGCTGGCGCGCCCCGCCCTGCCACAGGGCATCGAACGGTGCGCCCGAGGCCACCCGGTTCCGTATTCCGGCGGTGACAAAGGCCTTCGCCGTGCGCGCGGCCTCCAGCGGCGCCGCACCCTTCGCCAATTCCGCGGTGACGGCGGCGGCGAGGGAGCAGCCTGCACCGGACACGGCCACCTCGCCCACTTTTTCCGCGCGCAGCACCTCAAGGGTTTCGCCGTCGTAGAAAACGTCGACGGCGTCCGGGCCTTCCAGGCGCACCCCGCCCTTGGCGAGCACGGCAGCACCGCTCAGCTCGTGGATGCGGACGGCCGCCGCCTTCAGCGACTCCACGTCCGTGATTTCCAGGCCGGACAGGGACTCCGCCTCGAAGTGGTTCGGCGTCACAAAGGTGGCCAGCGGAAGGATCTGCGCCTTGAGCGCCTGGTCCGTGTCCAGCGCGTGCCCGGGCTCCTGGCCCTTGCAGATCAACACGGGATCCAGGACCACATTGCGGAACTGGCCGCCATCCAAGGCGCCTGCCACGGTGCTGATGGTCGCCGGGCTGCCCAGCATGCCGATCTTCACCGTGTCCAGCACGGAGGGCGCGCCCGACGACGGCCCGTACGCCGCCGTCGTCGCCTCAAGCTGGTCAGCGATGACCTGCTGGTCAACCGGCACAAAGCGGTGGTTCCAGCTGTCGTTCGGGTTGAAGGACACGATGCAGGTCAGGTTGGCGATGCCAAAGACCCCCAGCTCCTGGAAGGTCTTCAGGTCTGCCTGCGCGCCGGCACCGCCGGTGGCTTCGGAACCGGCGATCGTCAGGACGACGGCGGGAGCTGCTGCGGGGGAGTGGACATCAGCGGAAACGGAAGTCATGGCACCATCCTGCCATCCGGCGTCGGCCGCCCGCTTTGTGTCTCTGAACAGGACGCTTCCTGCGACCCGTTCAATGGAACAACTGGCGGGAATTTTCGATGTATGGGTATTCAGCCCTTGAGCGTGGCGTCGAGCAGGGCCCGCAGCTCGCGGAAATGACGTTCCGTAGCCTCCGGATGGAAGGCTGACGTGTCTGCCATCGAGTAGCCGTGGGATGCGCCGGGGTAGATCTCGTTCGACGCTTCAAGGCCCGCGGCCTTGAGCGCCCCGCCCAGCCGGGCGATCGCGTCCGGTGCCATGCTCGGGTCATGGTCGGCGTGGCCGAAAACAAACCGGGCGCGGGCGTTGCCAAGGGCCAGGTGGGGGCTGTCGGGGGCGTCCGTCGCGAGTCCGCCGCCATGGAAACCGCCACACGCTGCCACCACATCCGGCCGTGCCGTGGCGGTTCGCACCGCGAGCCTGGCTCCCATGCAGTAGCCGAACGTACCAATGGGACCGGGCGCAACGCCGTCGAGCGTGCTGAGTGCAGCCACCCAGGCATCAATGTCGCGCAGCGCCCTTTCAGTGGTGAGGTGGCCGATCCGTGGAAAGGCTGCCTTGCCGGCAATCTGCCTGCCTTCCGGCGTACTCATATCCGCGCGCGGTGCGAGCTCGGCCACGGTACCGTCCCGGTAGAAGACGTTCGGGGCCAGGACAATGTAGCCCCAGTCGGCCACGCGCTGGGCCATGTCCTGGATGCGGGGGCGCAGGCCGAACGCGTCCATGTAGAGGATCACGCCTGGAAAGGGGCCGGTGCCGGTGGAGGGGCGGGCCACCAGGGCCTCGGCGGTGCCTGCTGCGGCACGGATTTCGATGGGCATTGGCTCAGGATATCGGAACCGGCTGGGGCGCCCTGCTCAGGAGTAGTACCGGCCCAGGGTGTCGGCCTTGAAGTCGAAGAAGGCGCCGGATTCGATGGCCAGCCGGGCATCGTCCACCATCTTCACCACGAACCGCTCATTGTGGATGGAGATCAGCGTGGCGGAGACCATCTCCTTGGCCTTGAACAGGTGGTGGATGTAGGCCCGCGAGTAATGGGTGCAGGTGTAGCAGTCGCAGCCGTCCTGGAGCGGGCCGAAATCGCGCTTGTACTTGGCGCCCGAGAGGTTGAAGCGGCCCTGCGGCGTATAGAACGCGGAGTTCCGCGCAACCCGGGTGGGGGAGACGCAGTCGAAGGTGTCAGCGCCGTTTTCGATGGCCGTGAAAATATCGTCCGGCTCGGAAATCCCCAACAGGTGGCGCGGTTTGTCCTCCGGCAGCTCCTCGTTGCACCAGCGGACGATGGTCCCCAGGTTCTCCTTCTCCAGGGCCCCGCCGATGCCGAACCCGTCAAAGGGCATCGCGCCAAGGTCGCGGCAGGCCTTGCGGCGCAGGTCCTCATACTGGGCGCCCTGGATCACGCCGAACAGGGCCTGGTACGGCTTGCCCGCACGGGAGGAGGTCAGCCGGAAATGTTCATCGATGCAGCGCAGCGCCCACAGCCGGGTGCGCTCCAGGGATTCCTCCTGGTATCCGCGGGAATTCTGCAGGGTGGTCAGCTCGTCGAAGGCGAACATGATGTCCGCGCCGATCTGGTGCTGGACCTGCATCGAGATCTCTGGGGAGAAGCGGTGCCGGTCGCCGTTCAGGTGGCTCTTGAACCAGACCCCGTCGTCGTCAATGTGTGCCAGGCGTTCCTTGCCGGGGGCCACGGCGTCGTCGGGCCCGGAAACATCAACGGACTTCATGTCGATGACCTTCTTGAACCCCGATCCCAGGCTCATCACCTGGAATCCGCCCGAATCCGTGAACGTAGGGCCGGGCCAGTTCATGAACGCTCCGAGGCCGCCGGCCTCATCCAGAATATCGGCGCCCGGCTGCAGGTACAGGTGGTAGGCGTTCGCCAGCAGGGCCTGCGCCCCGAGGCCCGCCATGGACTCCGGCAGCACTGCCTTTACCGTGGCTTTAGTCCCGACCGCGATAAACGCCGGCGTCCGGATCTCACCGTGGGGTGTGGTGATGGTGCCCGTGCGGCCGAGGAATTCACCGCCGTTGGACCCTGCCTGGGCAGCGGACGGCGGGCAGTTTTCGGCAAGGCGGGAGCCCACACGGAAGCCGAACTCGGACTGCCGGGAAAACGCATCACGCAGCGCGTCTTCCCCGGCGGGGACAGCCGCGGGGGCAGCGGGGGACGGAGCGGAAGCAGGGTTGGCTGGCACCGTACCAGTGTGCCAGCAATCGGGGCAGGTCCCTCAGCTCACGGGTTCCGATGTGGGGTAGTTCTCGGCCCGCCAGGAGTCCCAGGATGTGCGGATGGCCTCGAGCCGGGCGGCGCCCAGACCGTAGGTGGAAATGATCCCCAGCGACCCGCCGTCGGGCCGGACATCCTCAATCTTAGGCTGGTCTGCCACTACCAGCAGCCCGTCGCCATGGTCCGCGTAGCCGTGGACTGTGAGCCCTACCTGGTGGTTGCTCCGGTACCAGACCTTCCCGGAGATCTCCTCGCCGGTGGGCAATGTCAACTGGTAATCCCCGCCCGGCGCCGGCACGTCCGAAAGGCCGAGCTTCTCTATCGCGGACCCGGGCCCGCCCGGAACCTGCAGGAACAGCGTGTGGCGCTTGCCGTTGGGGTGTCGTTCCAAGGCGAAACGGAGTTGCTGCAGGAACGTCAGCCAGCCCTGGGTGATGTCCTCATCCCAGGCAGCCCATTCCGAATTGTGGTCCAGCGCCGCCCGGGTGATGCTGACGCGGGTTCCGTTGGGCACGGGGTGGAGTTCGAAGACGTCGCCGCCATGGACCGTGAAGCTCATGTGGTCCGGCGATTCCTCTTCGTCCCCCGAAAAGTAGATCTGCTTGATCTCGGCGTCCAGGTCCTCGGCCTGCCAGCCGTGCCATTGGGCCACTTTGGCCGGTTCGCGCAGCATCGTCCAGACCTGCGGCGCGTCAGCATTGATCACAACGCTCAGATTGTTAGTCATAGCCCCGAATGTACAACTCCGGCCCGACGCCCGGTAGGGGCTATTTGTTCACGACCGAAGTCAGCCCCGGACGGCCTCAAGTTCGTTGCTGATGCGGCGCTCGAGCTCACCCGTCCCGATGGTTTCCGAGCCCCCGTGCGCCCGCAGGAACAGCAGGGATTCGAGCCGCAGGAGCCGCCACTCCCGTTCGGCGTCGTGGTTGGAGTTGTCGATGGACCGGAAGATTTCCTTGTCGTACAGGTTGGGCTCGTTGAGCGAGCGCTGCCGGACCTTGGCGGCCATCCTGGCCTTGAAGGGGTCCGTTTCCTGGTTTTCCGGGGTGCGGATCAGCTTCTCGTAGACCTCGGCCCGCTCCTCCTGGCCGTTCTGCCGGCAGATGTAGCTGGACAGCGCCAGGGAGGCTTCCACGGAAGCCCACCGGCCGGGATTTCCGTCATAAGGCAGGACGTTGAGCAGGTCAGCGACGGCCAGGGAACCATCGGCGTCCTTGAGCATGATGAACAGTTCGTGGGCGAGGTCGCTGAGGTCCTTCAGGCAGCTGCCCGACTTGACGTTGACCCCTTTCGCCAGCCGGTCGGCCAGCAGAAGCACACCTTCTGCGTCCGGGTGGGCTTCGGCCGCGGCTTCCACCACTGATTCCGGCGTACCCTTCGGCTCCGGGATCAGGGCGAGTTCCTCCTCGCCCGGGCCGGTTGCCGCCGGAGGAACCGGGGGCAGGGGAGGTACCACGACGGCGGGTGCCGCAGGTGCCGCAGGGGCCTCGTCGCCGGGCTGCTGCTGCCTGACCTCCTTGACGGAGCCCGTTCCCTCGGTGGCGCCGGCCAACTCGGCAGGGTTGGCCGGCAGCGGAAGCTGCGTGACGCCGTCGGCCGCTCCGCCCACCACTGTCACAGCCGTGCCCACGGCGATGCGCAGGGTCCCGCCACCGGACAGGCTGGCGAGTACCAGCGCGGGTGCCCCGAAATCGTCCTGCTCAAGCTCAACCTGGCGGATTTCCGCCGTCCGCTCACCGTCCGGCAGGAGGATGTGGCTGCCGGTGGTCAGAGATCCAGCCTGCTGTTCGCTGTAGTTCCGGGCGGCTGGTGTTTCGGTCATGGGAGTCCTTAAGTTCTCTTGCGGTCCGCCCTACAGTCTACAAAGGAGGGCCCCGGAAGTCGGGGACGCCGGGTACGGCCGAGGGTGTCAGAACCCCACGCCAGCGAAGGCCAGCGCCTGGCGGATCAGCCCGCCGCGCCCGCCGGTGAACTCCATCTGCACGCCCGGGCTCAGCACTTCCTCGGGGGTCATCCAGGTCAGCTCGAGGGCGTCCTGTCGGGGTTCACATTCGCCGGTCACCGGGATCACGTACGCCAGGGACACGGCGTGTTGCCGCTCATCGGTGAAGCCGGTCTGGGACGGGGCCGGGAAGTATTCCGCCACGGTGAAGGGGACCGGGCTGATGGGCAGCTGCGGGAACGCCAGGGGGCCAAGGTCCTTCTCCATGTGCCGGAGAAGGGCTGCCCGGATGGTTTCGCGGTAGATGACACGCCCGGACACCAGCGAGCGGACCATGGTGCCGTCCTCGTCCGCCTGAAGCAGGGTTCCGACTTCATTGACAAAACCCAGCGGATCGAGCCGGACCGGCACGGCCTCGACGTACACCATGGGCAGCCGCCCGCGGGCCTCAAAAAGGTCTTCTTCGGAGAGCCAGCCGGGATTCGGGTCAGGTGTGCGCACGTTCATGCTTAAGTTCTACCCCATGGGACGGTGCTCGGAGATCCACACCGTGGCCGGCACGCGGGCCGCGCCGGGCCCGGCATCCGGGTTGGCCACGTGGAGCGTCCTGCCGAAAGCCTCCTCCGTTATGGTTGCCTCAAACCCTGCGGAGGCGAGGCGTGCCTGCACCGGTTCCAGGCCGCCGTCGTACTCAAAACCAAGGCCTGAGCGCGCCGGGCCCGCAGCAGGACGCACCAGAAGTACTCCACCGTTCTTTGCCGTGAAGTCCGCGTTTTCGTCAGCGTCCGGCACCGGGCGGGGATGGGCGCCAATGTGCTGCAGCGTCCGGGTTGCCGAGGCGGGATCCTCCGTAAACCAGACCCCGACGACGGCGAGGGCGGGGTCAGCATCTGCGCACTGCGCGGTGTGGGTGGCTTTGTCGGCCAGGAACGTGAATCCGTCCGGCGCGGTGATCCTGCAGGTTTCGCCGTGGTCCGCCGTGATGATTTCCGCAGGTGCGGTCCCGTCGTCCTGGGCCGAGAGGTTGGTGCGGCGGGCGAATTCGGCAAGGTCACCCACTTCCACTGTGAATGCCGTGGTTCCGTCCTCGGCTGCTCCGTCCGGTACGGTGTGCAGGGCAAGGCGGCCCGAACCGGCGTCGAAGACCTGCCGCCCGGGCTCATTTTCGGTGCGGACCAGGCCCAACTCGGTGAGCAGCAGCTCCCAGACATCGATCCTGGACGTGAAATGAAGCGGACGG
This genomic interval from Arthrobacter sp. SLBN-100 contains the following:
- a CDS encoding MFS transporter, which encodes MSTQQTAAVSESAQTRRAVSNILKGSAGNLVEWYDLYVYTVFAAYFQSHFFNSKDDLQAGLEAMAVFSTSFLMRPIGAWFFGRYADRKGRKAALTLSVTLMSAGSFAIALLPTTQQVGVWALILLILIRLIQGFSVGGEYGTSATYMSEAATSKRRGFFSSFQYVTLIGGQMLALLVLVILQNTLAKDALTEWGWRIPFAIGGVAALVVLWLRRSMEETVSEEQVQAAKTPVAAGVAQPGTMKLLFTQYWKPLLICIGVTLGGTVAFYTYTNFILKFMNDTSGIAKTDTSVINFWALFIFMLLQPVYGMISDKVGRKPLLLWFGITGVLFTWPLLATLSNTKDPFTAFLLMMGGLLIVGGYTSINALVKAELFPASIRALGVGLGYAIANSLFGGTVPLIGAAFQKAERVDLFFTYVTVAIAISLVVYIFALKNKKATHLDHEQGHAWVQGHKDGDKDKDKDLVEA
- a CDS encoding serpin family protein, yielding MAFGAVLAIAGCAAPGPPELLTADGVERVAVDGAAFRGELAAFRHSAFALGDALLAGGGEGNVVASPGSLLIALAMLRAGASGEAAAEMDAVLGLPGAGRDEAMNALLDSLEEYDGDPGSVDEENPPAKPLMHAANGLFVDRDVSTGYDFLDTLAKHYGTGVYPVDFRDEAATKPAMDAWVNRNTGGRIGKAPARYDTRNTFSLLNTVYFAAAWDVPFSAEATSDEPFETAQGTVTVPMMHGLQHMAFAEGPGWQAVDLPYGEGFVLRLVLPAKDSDGGAAAIKADLLAGVSAALEAAGPEVVELALPTWDHKSSFDVRAVLEQLGLRKTLETTTDFDAIQPGLMLTQAAQEANVTVAEKGTVAAAVTQINGMVTSAPAQPEKSITFDRPFHYQIVHVESGLPLFMGKVADPR
- a CDS encoding VOC family protein, with translation MLRVRPLHFTSRIDVWELLLTELGLVRTENEPGRQVFDAGSGRLALHTVPDGAAEDGTTAFTVEVGDLAEFARRTNLSAQDDGTAPAEIITADHGETCRITAPDGFTFLADKATHTAQCADADPALAVVGVWFTEDPASATRTLQHIGAHPRPVPDADENADFTAKNGGVLLVRPAAGPARSGLGFEYDGGLEPVQARLASAGFEATITEEAFGRTLHVANPDAGPGAARVPATVWISEHRPMG
- a CDS encoding DUF6707 family protein, with translation MTETPAARNYSEQQAGSLTTGSHILLPDGERTAEIRQVELEQDDFGAPALVLASLSGGGTLRIAVGTAVTVVGGAADGVTQLPLPANPAELAGATEGTGSVKEVRQQQPGDEAPAAPAAPAVVVPPLPPVPPAATGPGEEELALIPEPKGTPESVVEAAAEAHPDAEGVLLLADRLAKGVNVKSGSCLKDLSDLAHELFIMLKDADGSLAVADLLNVLPYDGNPGRWASVEASLALSSYICRQNGQEERAEVYEKLIRTPENQETDPFKARMAAKVRQRSLNEPNLYDKEIFRSIDNSNHDAEREWRLLRLESLLFLRAHGGSETIGTGELERRISNELEAVRG
- a CDS encoding SRPBCC family protein; the encoded protein is MTNNLSVVINADAPQVWTMLREPAKVAQWHGWQAEDLDAEIKQIYFSGDEEESPDHMSFTVHGGDVFELHPVPNGTRVSITRAALDHNSEWAAWDEDITQGWLTFLQQLRFALERHPNGKRHTLFLQVPGGPGSAIEKLGLSDVPAPGGDYQLTLPTGEEISGKVWYRSNHQVGLTVHGYADHGDGLLVVADQPKIEDVRPDGGSLGIISTYGLGAARLEAIRTSWDSWRAENYPTSEPVS
- a CDS encoding NUDIX hydrolase family protein; the encoded protein is MNVRTPDPNPGWLSEEDLFEARGRLPMVYVEAVPVRLDPLGFVNEVGTLLQADEDGTMVRSLVSGRVIYRETIRAALLRHMEKDLGPLAFPQLPISPVPFTVAEYFPAPSQTGFTDERQHAVSLAYVIPVTGECEPRQDALELTWMTPEEVLSPGVQMEFTGGRGGLIRQALAFAGVGF
- a CDS encoding dienelactone hydrolase family protein, whose product is MPIEIRAAAGTAEALVARPSTGTGPFPGVILYMDAFGLRPRIQDMAQRVADWGYIVLAPNVFYRDGTVAELAPRADMSTPEGRQIAGKAAFPRIGHLTTERALRDIDAWVAALSTLDGVAPGPIGTFGYCMGARLAVRTATARPDVVAACGGFHGGGLATDAPDSPHLALGNARARFVFGHADHDPSMAPDAIARLGGALKAAGLEASNEIYPGASHGYSMADTSAFHPEATERHFRELRALLDATLKG
- a CDS encoding hydroxymethylpyrimidine/phosphomethylpyrimidine kinase, yielding MTSVSADVHSPAAAPAVVLTIAGSEATGGAGAQADLKTFQELGVFGIANLTCIVSFNPNDSWNHRFVPVDQQVIADQLEATTAAYGPSSGAPSVLDTVKIGMLGSPATISTVAGALDGGQFRNVVLDPVLICKGQEPGHALDTDQALKAQILPLATFVTPNHFEAESLSGLEITDVESLKAAAVRIHELSGAAVLAKGGVRLEGPDAVDVFYDGETLEVLRAEKVGEVAVSGAGCSLAAAVTAELAKGAAPLEAARTAKAFVTAGIRNRVASGAPFDALWQGGARQLPADRS
- a CDS encoding response regulator transcription factor — encoded protein: MDVLIVEDDDAMASALHAAVVSAGHTSSRVSRGADALLEHRRFEVILLDLGLPDMDGLEVLRKLRRVTPVPILILTARDDERSVVLGLRSGADDYLVKPVKLVELLARIEAVTRRTARPQDTRQRLIRLGELEVDLERRVAVLAKEDLPLTATEFALLALLASHAGSVVTREQILDSLWGDAFVASSRALDVHLTGLRAKLGLPGFIINVRGVGYRIEADPS
- a CDS encoding sensor histidine kinase, whose protein sequence is MRLRVLGVLSVLAVLLVLIASNTILASAGRELTQELQINRVASLNRLAQVAFDAGADGGDATLLQAEMDRYSELYGEGVLIRLQQGTLRSGGLSEDRADVRDALARASLNLNDTALAPLQPFGTGSAVISRSFGSASQVLGAAVLEVNQDAARQKLRERWLAVGLAAAALAAILLIAAARVTRWVLRPVHRLNAAVAELETTGRSGRLPEEGPPELRELSRSFTAMAQSVSDSIESQRQLIADTSHELRNPVGALRLRIDLLQLELKTAKERAAAAAVVAELERVEEILDGVLKLAAAEHRAFEDSARIPPDRLSDVDRTPIDPFPILQEETERAEPAARLAGASIFLESPPQQPALIACRPDDLAQMVGELLNNAIKYAGPANIAVAVRTRGNTVMIEVSDDGPGLSLEERSVATRRFWRSPQHAAVSGNGLGMTIVDKLALANGGRLLLAEEQPHGLLACLEFRRAAEVHSGDVNGQVAPHE
- the tgt gene encoding tRNA guanosine(34) transglycosylase Tgt — encoded protein: MPANPASAPSPAAPAAVPAGEDALRDAFSRQSEFGFRVGSRLAENCPPSAAQAGSNGGEFLGRTGTITTPHGEIRTPAFIAVGTKATVKAVLPESMAGLGAQALLANAYHLYLQPGADILDEAGGLGAFMNWPGPTFTDSGGFQVMSLGSGFKKVIDMKSVDVSGPDDAVAPGKERLAHIDDDGVWFKSHLNGDRHRFSPEISMQVQHQIGADIMFAFDELTTLQNSRGYQEESLERTRLWALRCIDEHFRLTSSRAGKPYQALFGVIQGAQYEDLRRKACRDLGAMPFDGFGIGGALEKENLGTIVRWCNEELPEDKPRHLLGISEPDDIFTAIENGADTFDCVSPTRVARNSAFYTPQGRFNLSGAKYKRDFGPLQDGCDCYTCTHYSRAYIHHLFKAKEMVSATLISIHNERFVVKMVDDARLAIESGAFFDFKADTLGRYYS